One genomic region from Candidatus Rokuibacteriota bacterium encodes:
- a CDS encoding CDP-alcohol phosphatidyltransferase family protein, giving the protein MIGLPWDQRLARWLVRPLAGVPAVHPNHITTASLFLALGAGLLFARGDRGAGLWGAALFALARFVDHADGELARLTGRSSRLGYYYDFAVGGLSSGALFLGIGVGLGSGGWTDWPVLLGMLAAVSGLAATAFGIAVEAAPGPRAPLYPSAGGFELEDGIYLIVPFTWLGWLGPFFVLSSIGQVIFCLAMLGRLRAARRA; this is encoded by the coding sequence GTGATCGGGCTCCCGTGGGATCAGCGCCTGGCCCGGTGGCTCGTGAGGCCCCTTGCGGGCGTGCCCGCCGTCCATCCGAACCACATCACCACGGCGAGCCTCTTCCTGGCGCTGGGAGCCGGTCTCCTCTTCGCCCGGGGAGACAGGGGCGCTGGCCTGTGGGGTGCTGCGCTCTTCGCCCTGGCGCGCTTCGTGGATCACGCAGACGGCGAGCTGGCCCGGCTCACCGGCCGCTCCTCCCGTCTGGGGTACTACTACGACTTCGCGGTGGGAGGACTCAGCTCAGGGGCGCTCTTCCTCGGCATCGGTGTGGGGCTCGGGAGCGGAGGATGGACCGACTGGCCGGTCCTCCTCGGCATGCTCGCAGCGGTCTCGGGGCTGGCGGCCACGGCGTTCGGCATCGCGGTGGAGGCCGCCCCGGGGCCGCGGGCGCCGCTGTACCCCAGCGCCGGCGGTTTCGAGCTGGAGGACGGCATCTACCTCATCGTCCCCTTCACCTGGCTCGGGTGGCTCGGGCCCTTCTTCGTCCTGTCCAGCATCGGCCAGGTGATCTTCTGCCTCGCGATGCTGGGCCGCCTCCGCGCAGCGCGCCGGGCCTGA